The nucleotide window CTTGTAAAGCATAAAAGCTGAGTATTTAAATGCATGACCACAGACAAGCATCAGATGGGGACAGCAAACTGTAAAGCACCAACTTGAATTTGGCTGTACATAAAGAAGAAATACTTTCAAAGTAAGAAATATTACGACAGTAGAGAGTACAAAGACAATGGCCAACATTTATGCATTCAGATGAAATGTATAATTAGAAAAAGCACCACAGTCAGTGCTTCTTAGATTGGTTTGTCAGAAAAACCAAAAGACAAACTAACTTGTTTAAGTTAAGATAACTTGCTCAAGTGGTAGGTCCACTGTTGgaacttatgcataaattgaagTTAAGGTTACTTCATTAATTAGAAGGAATTAGTCTATGAAAAAAAATGATCTATGCAGATTTCAGTCATACATGACTCTATGATGTTTTCACAGATTAGGATGTTGGCACACAACTTCGACCAAAGATCCCTTTAAGTAGAAGGCTATATCTGCCCTGGGAACATTAACTTGACTATGTGAACCTAGAATCAAGTTAATAGTATATTTCAACTTGGCATGACATGACATGACTGGACTACATAAACTCAATTAGAATTTGTTGGTTaaccaaaatttcaagttataaagaaACCAAAAGCAATCTCCTCCAAGGATATCATTATCTTCCAATTTTTTATCAGTTGTTTTGACTGATACGATCTGAGGAGCTCGTCTGTTTCCCCGCATCTGACATGAGGGATTTAGGACTGGCTCATTAGCATTTCTGTACTCGAAGTTAACACTCCACAATGCATCATTTCCATGGAAAACATGAGTATGATGATGCCCTCATCTACTCTTCAGGAAGAAGATTGAGAAATAAGTACATAAATCAAAAGATATGGGATTTATAATTGACAAGACAAATCTCAATTGTTTGGCAAACATTTTTTCAGTGCCCAGATCAATGGAGGGATTAGGGTTTGCATTAACCTCAGAGACATGAATAATGCATTCCAAGGAAAATTTTCCTCTGCGATCGTTGAAACCATGATAGACAACGCTTGCAGATAGGAACATGCCTTTCATGTTTTGCTTGTTTGGttgcaaaatataaaatataatatcatgtACCATAATCTAATTTATATTATGAAATAACAAGGGTATACTACGAGACAGTATGAAATAACTAATAGAAGCTGTAAAATACAAATTTATGATAAATAGAATAAATCGTACCATATCATAAGATCATATAAAAAGGTGACCCTCAGCATCAAAGTAAGGTTGCTCCATGGCAATCTAGGTGACTGGGTAACCAGTCACAGAAAAAACCTTTTGCTTGCAAGGATAAGGTTGCTTAAATTGACCATCCCTAAACAACTTATAGATGGAAATCATGTGCATTAGGTCATCCTTTTTAATAAGATCATAATAATAGAAAATATATCGATTTAAAGATTTATGTAGTAGTCATGAACATTGTTAAAAACGCTAAGTGCTCAAAGACACCAAGGTTCCAAAATGCCCACTCACTGAtataaagattataaaaaatatatttactcaCTGATGAGCAAACTGCATCCTCAAGCAACATCCCCGAGTTTCTGGATCGAATGTAGTATCTATGACAAGATAGGAGATGGAGATTAACCTCAAACGGATGCAGTTGGATCGTAATCATAGGAGAACAGGGAGTCGAAGATGTAATTAGCACAACATCGCGACCGTCGAAGAAGAGGTCGAAAGTCATCTAAGGTAGGGTCAAAGTAGGGTTTCGAGCACAAACATGGCTGCCTAGGTCCCTTTGGGTTTTTGCTAAGTGGGAGTTTATACCTAGCTGATGAGATTGAACCATGGTTTGATGCATCAACTGACACGGACAGTACCTTATTAGGGGTAGCATGCCTATTGTATTTCCTTACCGAACAATACGAATCAGTAATGGTCGGGGGTTTCGACCGTATCAATCTCCTCTTTGGTCAAACTAGGTCACAACAATCAAATTGACCTTTGGGCCCTGTTTTGGCCCTTTAAATCCTCATCTGTTCCACCTCTTTCACTCTCATTCTCATTCTTATTCAGTTTGTTATCCATATAATCAAGAATTTCTAGTCATTTATGGCTTAGATACATTTTGttcttatataaatataatttatataccaagaaattatgagaaaaaaaaatcctaaaatgttttttgaattttgacccATTTTCCATTTTTCAGCCCCTTTTCAGAACACCTATACATCCAGAGGTACCGACAAACAATATGCCAATAATGACTAGTATCTACTAGTCTGATCAACGACTGAAACAACTGGTCGACACAGCACAATGTTCCTTAGATTGAACCACTTCATTTTGATTTGGATCAATCTCAAGTCTTGGTCCAATCAGATCAACTAATGCGTCTAGCATAAGCCTAGGTTAGCCTGAGATATATCGTTGCTTAGGCTGGGCTAGGCAAGCTTATGGGTCACCCATGCCAAACTTAGGCACTAGTTAGGCGACGTCAAGGCTCAGGTGATGGCTGGGAAGGCACTCAGTCAATGGCAACTTGCCAAGTCTGTTCAAGGTTCTTGAGGCTAGCCATGTCTGGCTTGACTGTCTGCACGAGCGGCCAAGTTCCTGGTGACTTCAATGGTAATCACATCATGAAAATTTCCATAATAGCCATTAAAAAACTTAAATGCTAGCTCTTCAAATTGAAATTTGAAACTAAACTGTAACAATTACTTGAAAAGTTGAAAAACCCTAAACCCGATTCTTCGATTAGTATCGTCAAATTCGATCAATATGATCCTAAAATATTTTGATGACTGATCCCTTTTTCCATCCTTAATTTTGGAACACAGAGTTTCATTTGGGTTAAATTACATGCCTTTTGGAACACGGTTCATCATCTCAGAAAAATAAAATGGCAAATGATCTAAAACATGGATGCTTGAGCCATGGATGTCACATTGTTGGAACTTCAACAGCAGAGCTTCAACTGTATTCAATGTGTTCCACATGTCTAATATTACATACAGAACACAACATGCACCTATGCCCAATTTGATACCCAAACACATCACATGTGATAACCAACAATGGATCACGTGAAAGGTATGCCAGTCCTTGATGGATTGATAAATTGTGTACGAGGGACGACACAGTAGTATGCGCAATACACACATAAGCTTGATAAAATGAATATATTTGTTACATTTATTTagtcttattatatttttttctacaCTAGTCTTTCTCAACTTTAAAGTATTACCAACTTTGGATTGTTTGCATATCATACCAAGGATTTAATTTCGGTCTGATACTGGTTTATGTAACCTACTGAACTGACACAGTACTAGTATATTTGAGTGGTATATCAACtattgataaaataataaaataataaaaaatgatatatggctTTTATTAAgcttttcgaaaatgtttgctcaAATGATTATTTTGTTAGGAAAGTCTAGGTAACACTACTAGCAAAAGCATATAAACCATCTTTCAAGATGAAAGGTCCAACATCACATTATCCATTGCTTTAATTGTAAGTTCATCAAAACTCCAAAATGAAAATAACAAACCCACCTCAGAAGATTTTCCTTGCTGAATATCTTCAGCATATGCTCTTGTCGCCTACGTTCATATTACAATCAAAATCCTCCATGTCAAAAGAGCATGCTAAAGGTAATCTGTGCATAAACAAATCATTCGAATACTCACAGCAAGTAGCTCTGAGGCATTCGAATTTCCATTATCCGAAACAGAAGGCCTGGGTGATGAGTCCTCGTCAGATCCCTCAGGAACTGGTGAGGGTGGTTGAGGTGGTGACACATAGAGAACTCGCAACTTCACCTCATCCACCACATTCCCGGACTCCTTTGCAAACTAGAACAACATcgaatatatttatcaattttcaaAAGGATTTGCATATAACACGTAACCGCATGCAAAAGTTCGATATCAGATTGCTGGAGACAAGAAGGTACCATTTCCTGCGTGATGTCTTTCACTGTAACACCTTGGTTAACCACGACACTTTGGAGAAGAAACTTGTCTTTGCATTGCATGTCCGGCGGAGCTTCACGCTGTGCTTGCATTGTGACTGAAGCAAATTGTTGCCTTTTCAGATACAAACTTTCTGTCAGATTACCTGAATCTACGGCAGAGACAAGATTAGCATACCAATAACATCGCATGTGGATCGAGGCTGAACGATCCCAGCATTGGGCCTGACACAGTACTTCTTCGGGCTCGTCGTCTTGACCTATCACACCAATCGAATTCTACAAATCAAAGGCTCAAACTTGACACGAAAAAATCCATTTCAATCTTCTAGGGTTTCACGAAATGCAGGATGACgaacgagaaagagaaagagggaagaCCTAAATCGATTACCTTGAACCCAACGTAATCATCGGACTTGTTGGTCAGTTGAATCGAGCACGAGATCTGCTTCTTCAGTTCGACTTCACCCATCAAATCACGAAAATTCAAGGATAAGAAAAGAAACGCAACAATTTACATAGGGAAAGGGGGAATCGGGCTTACAAGGGAATTTGAGCTCCAGGGGATGGATTTCGAGCAACTCTCGGGAACTCATCTCGAAATCGCCTTCTCGCCGTCTAGTGGCCGCAaagagggaagaggagaagaggaagaaaggaagAGGGCGAACAAGTACAGGAAAAGAAAGGCAAATGCCGGAAAAGGAAGTCGGGATCTTCCGTGTTCGTGGATGCAGAGTTGCCGATGAAGGCAAGGCGAACGTGGAAATAGGTAAAGGTGGGTTTCCATTCTTACCTTAATAGGGTACGAGGCAAGcctaattttaatataattgagcgtcttattttataaaattaatgcaTAAGAATTTCTaatgaaagattaaaaaaaatattaattaatgaaCGAATtcttagagagaaaaaaaatgttaactttggtttttttttttgtttttgctacAAAGTTTCTACTTTGAATtcttagaaacaaaaaaaaaaaaaaaaattcttttcctAGCAACATGCtttatattttattcatttatccTTGCATAGCTAAGTCATTGTTTTTCCACTAAGAACAATGGCTTTTGGAGCATCGAtttagtaaggttttattgatcgATTCGGATTGAGACGATTCACTACTACTGATTTAACATTTTAACTCTGTTTAGGAGACGTACAAAATGGATGGTACAGTATACAGTAAGCTGCTGGGTACTAAGAAGCAAAACaaaacttcttttttttcttcttcttgaatcGATATAAAAAACATCATGCAAGTATATTGatgtttttgaaaaaaatatttgtttcgtaTTATACTTTCATGGAAGCCAATGTGTTATAACTCATTTTACTGTTATTTTTGTTcattgattttgaaaaattatttatttaactcCGATGATCTCATTGTAGTAGCGAGGGATGAAGTATTTTTAGTTCACGATAATATTTATAGACAAACATTAGGTGAGACGTTATGATGTTTGGGTAAAGATCATTTGCTTAAGTTTTGAAACTCTTTCCATAGATTTAAATGACCCATTTTATTGTAACGAAGAAGACGATAATAATAATGATGTCTTCGAAGATGAATTagttgaaaaaaattataagaagagATCGAAGATGATATAAACTATAATATTTATGATGCATTAAATATTGTTGTTTAACGAGTTATTTTAAATCAggatatgtatgataatattaAACAAATACTTATTGAATATGATTGTAATCAAAATGATGATGTGTTAGTTTCTTTGAAGATGATATATGTTTGTACAATGATCTGTTTGTTGGTCAGGTATGAtatttaaatgatattaaagttattatgtcatattatatatattattttgtaaccaaaataatatttttgtatatGTGTTTCGAGATAGAGTTCAATTTCAAATATCATTGAAAGACTATCATTCCATGAAAATTTAAGATTAAATATGTTGCAACTACAAGTTATAAGATAAAAGCAAAATGTAAAGTTTTTTATTATCAATGGATGATCGTAGCTCATGGTGGAATATATAGTTTTCGAATTACTAAGTTTCACAAAGAGCATGATTATAATTTGCTAGGATTGAATAAGGATCATAAGAAATTCAATAGTTCTTTTATTGTAAATTAAATCAAAGATCAAGTGATGACAAATATTGATTATACTCCAAAGAtgattattattgatattaaaaaaaaatttaggattATTATTGACATATTTTGCATGGGAGATTATACTTCGACTAgttatatattaatataattttatttttaagaaagTTAAAACCTTATGATTATGAGACTTATATGTTCAAATGATAGTTtcattagaaaattattttcaaataatattttggGCTTTCGAAGTTTACCTTAGAAGTTTCAAATTATATATGCAACTTATTTTTTATATCGATATTGTACATCTATTAAGCAAATATCTCGATGTTTTGATGACTATAGCTATTGAtggttataataaattatttctaattgtatttattgtgacAAAGATTTGAGTGTAGGGATTCACGTTCTTGTATCAATTGAGAATATGTATTATGTGATTCAAAAATTTAACTATTGTTAATGACCAAAATCTAATAATTCTTTTAGTTGTGAAAGAGATCTTCCTAATAGAATATCATGATTATTAGTGATATGTGAGATAAAAAGGTTACAAATCTATTTTGAGCTATTGCTAGATCCACTACTAGATACAAACTTAATGAATACATGCATAAGTTAAGAAACAACATAGaaagtttcatatatatatatatatatatatatatatatatatatatatatatatatatatatatatatatatatatatatatatatatatatatatatatatatatatatatatatatatatatatatatatatatatacatatacatatacatatatatatatatatatgtatatatatatatatgtatatgtatatgtatatatatatatatacatacatatacatatatatatatatatatatacatatacatacatatatatatatatacatacatatatatatacatatatacatatatatatatatacatatatatatatatatgtatatatgtatatgtatatgtatatatatgtatatgtacgtatgtatatgtatacatatacatatatatatatatatacatatacatatatatatatatatacatatatatatatatatacatatatatatatatatatctgaaattGAGATGGAGAAATAGGCTTATGCGTATTTTCCTAACCGTCGTAACACAATGCTCACCACAAATGAATTAGAAAGTATAAATTCATTACCGAAGGATGTTCATCAACAcataataacaaaaagaaaaaaattcaaatatcaataatttggaCATAATCATCGATTATATAAATTTCCACCGGTATCATCAGCTTGTGTGGGAAATGACATTTAGATAGGAATTGTAGCAGCTTATTAAAGATTAAATTGTAATTTCAAATAGGCTTAGTGAAAACTTATTTTAAGTGacctatatatttataatttaatatgttttaatttattttaattgttTGATTGTTCAAAGTTGATGCAAAGCGTAGTTTCAGTAGATTTACTATTTATAATACATTTTATTTTACatgttgaaaaattttaataaatttgaGATTGACTTTTGCGGTTGAGTTTTCCGATCTAAATTTTTACAAGATATTTTGGATTAATTTACAACCTAAATGTTAAAAAACATTGCATGGATCCATGATATTTTTATGAAgatataaagaagaagaaaaaaaggccAAAAATAAAAATGGCACACAattcacaagctaaataattaaaaaaatcaaaaaatttataaaataaaaaactagtgACATATATCCATTGGAGTCTAATTCAAATCTTTCCTAAAAATTTCAGGTTATTCGGACCTGTCCTTTAATACGGTGCACTATCTTTTGATTTTGGAAAGAAAATAGTACATCCAATATTGGGAAAAGTTTTCTCTTGCCCAAATTTTTACCAAGTGTTTTCAATCAATTTAGAAGCTTaagtataaaaaaaatacatagaACCATGATATTACTatagaaatgaaaaaaataagtcaaaaataaaaaacaacataTAGTTCACAAgttgaataattcataaaaatatagaataatttttttaaaaaattagaaaaCTAATGACATATGCCCATTAAGGTCTAATTAAAGCCTTCTAAAATTTTTAGGTCTATTGAATCAATCCTTCCTGATgcattatttttggattttgagcaaaaataatatatcacatattaaaaaatattttctttgactcaaatttttatcatatattttgaacAAATATGGAAgctcaaatgtaaaaaaaaattacatggatCTATGATATTCTATGGAAATAAGAAACAaaagccaaaaataaaaaataacacatAGTTCATAAGttgaataatttataaattataaaaaaaatcttaaaatagaaaaccaaTGGCATATGTCCATTTGGGTTCAAATGAAGCATTTCCTAAAATTTTCAAGTCTATTGGACTAGTCCTTCTATGCATTACACTATTTTTTAGTTTTTAGGcaaaaatagtgcatcacatattagaaaatattttctttaacccAAAATTTTATCAAGTATTTTAGACTAATTTAAAAGCTCAAAGGTCAAAAAAACATTATATGGATCTATGATATTTCTATGGAAATGGAAAGAACTGGCCAAAAATAGAAAATGGCACACAGTTTACatagttttctattttaatttttttgatattttttatgaattattaactTATAAACTAtgtgtcttttttattttttattttttttattttcatagaaaTATCATGGATCCATACTATGCTTTTTTGACATTTGAGATTCTAAATTGGTCCAAAACACATAAAAAATTTTGggtttgataaaatattttttaatatgtgatgcactatttttgtctaaaatccaaaaatagtgcatcacatTAAAGGATTGATCCAAATaatctaaaaattttagaaaatatttgaattggACTCAGTTAATATGTGATGTAACTATTTTCtcattttaaagatttttttaatatttttatacataTATCTATCTAAGTCCAATTTAAACCTGTCTTAAAATTTTTAGATTATTTGGACCAATCCTTCAATGTGATGCactctttttttaaattttgagcaAAAATAATGCATtacatattagaaaatattttctccaattcaAACTTTTGATAGATTTAGAAGCAAaaatgatagaaaatattttatggATCCAAAATATTCATGTGGATTTAGGAAAAAGTtgcctaaaaataaaaaatgacacaaAGTTTACAAGTTGaacaatttataaaaatatcgaaaataattttaaatggaaaattatgacatatgcccATCTGAATCTAATTCAAATTGATCCCAAAATTTTTAGATCATTTAGACTAATCCTTCGATAAGATGcactattttttagattttggacaaaaATTATACATTGTATATTAGAAAACATTTTTTTACCTAAATTTTTAACAGATGTTTTGGACCAATTTAGAAGttcaaatgtcaaaaaatattacatggatcTATGATATTATGTGGAAATGAGAAAAAgttggtcaaaaaaaaaaaaaagatacatagttcacaagctaaataattcataaaaatatcaaataaatttccTAAAATTAAAAACCAGTGAAATGTCCATTTGGATCCAATAGAAGTCTTTCCTAAAATTTTTAGGTCTATTAGACCAGTCCTAtgcaatgttttttggattttaggaaaaaataatgcatcacataataggaaatattttctttgaaccAAACTTTTATAAGATATTTTGGACCAATTTAGATGCTTAAATATCAAAAAACATTATATAGATCCATGATATTatataaaaacaagaaaaaagttaACCAAAAATGAAAAATGACACAAGGTTCAAAagttaataattcataaaaatatcaaaaaattttgaataaaaaTCAATGATATATGTCTATTTGGGTCTAATTGAAGTTTTTCCTAAAATTTTTAGGTCTATTAGACTAGTCTTTTAATGCATTGCATAGATTTTGATAAAAATAGTGCacatatattagaaaatattttctctaatcCAAATTTTTATTCGATATTTTGGACCAATTTAGAAACTAAATTGTCAAAAAATATTACTTGGatccatgatattatgtgaaaataaaaaaaaaccaaaaataaaaaataacacatAGTTCACAAgtttaataattcataaaaatatcaaaaaatatttaaaatgaaaaatagcGTGATGCATTGTTTTTGAATTTTTGGAAAAAATAATGCATCAcgtattaaaaatattttctctGACATAAACTTTTATCAGGTATTTTAGatcaatttagaagctcaaatgttgaAAAAAATGACTGGATTTATAAAGTTTCTATTAAAATGAGAAAAAGttggtcaaaaataaaaaatagcataCAGTTCATAAgttgaataattcataaaaatataaaaaatttctaAAATGAAAAACTAATGAATATGTCCATTTGGGTCTAATTGAAGTACTTTATGAAGTTTTTAGGACTATTGAACGGtacttttataaaaataagaaaaaattagcCGGTAACAAAAAATAGCAAACAATTCACAAgctgaataattcataaaaatatcaaataaattttctaaaataaaaaaactagTGACATGTCCATTTGATTTAATTGAAgtattttctaaatttttttagGTATATTAGACTAGTCCTTTAATGCTATGTACTATATTAGACTAGTCTTCTTCTTCGACCACTTCCTTTTGGCGGTCGAGGTTAGTGTTggggatgaagaggaaggaaaaaatagaatacaatgatacaagtaaaaagaatcctttcgattcaagaaaattgatgtagtatttaaaacaagaggattgacatagaatacttacaagatattcccaagtgtaTTCTCCTTCTATATTGCATCATGAACTAcagtcctatttataggatttaGTGGTAACTACCCATATCACCATATcacccatgattgaggtagttattgaaactatcctataacttctagatcatggtaactacctagataactactatgaatcaattctcaacactcccccttgattcatagttacatacatcgatttgcgacatgaaataaacatgcttttgaacCGGAAGCGACTTGGTGAGGATATTTGCAACTTGCTCAtctgttccacaatacttcattgctatgactccacttgctacaagttcccggatgaaatgataatgtatctctatatgcttcgttcttccataAAATTTTGGATTCTTGGTCATTACAATTGTGGAtttgttgtcacaaaatatttctattgcttcttttttttcttaataaaaatCTTCAAtaagtcttctaagccatattgcttgacaagttgctgatgttgcggctacatattctgcttcTGATGTCGATAATGCAGTTGTTGCTTGTTTTTTTTtaactccaagatatagctcctaATCTGAGGCTAAAAATATTGCTTGAAGTattctttctatcatctaaagctcttGCCTAATCAATATCAgtaaaaccaaataatttatatttaaaattatgagaatactaaATATCATAATTTGTAGTTCCAACAATATAACACATAATTCTTTTAACAGCACcaagatgatgtttgcttgggctatgcataaacctggatactacaccaaCAGAGAATGTAATATCTctagtatgagttagataaatcaaacctccaaccaaacttctttagtatcttgcatttgtcagacgtgtaccatcttcaagtttcagtttcttatttacattcatgggtgttgctgTAGCTTTgtaattaatcatattagattttttgagtaaatccattacatactttctttgtgaaataaaaatttcatctgaTCTTTActtcacttccaacccaagaaaatagtgtAGTAGACCTAGATCTGAcgtttcaaacttattcatcatatatttttaaaattctgtcaCAAAAaagttagatgaacccatatatatataatatcatcaatatagagGCAAActattagaatattatgttcacattccttctttagataaagagtaggttcattattattcttctttaatccattttgataaaaataataattaattttgttATATCATGCCTTTGGAGTTTgtttaagctcataaagagcttttcttagcttatatatcttttcttcatgtcctttaacAAAAAAACCTTCAGGTTGAGCAACAAAAATCTCTTCGTGTAAATCTCTATTTAAAAacgcagatttcatatcaaattgataaacagtCCAACTCAAGTGAGCAACTAAAGTCAAGAAAGTTCTCACGGTTTCGAATCTAGCAACTGGAGAAAAAGTGTCATCAAAATAAATACCTTGTtgctgtgaatatccttttgctataaGCCGAGCCTTATGCATTTGGATACTTCTATCtgcattaaactttgttttgaacacctaTTTTAATCCAATAGCCTTCTTTTCTTTCGATAGATCCATtagttctcaagtttcattcttctcaattgacttgatttcctccttcattactTTTCTTCATTCATCTTTTTCAACAGCtttctcaaaagttgttggatttgaAATAAACAAAGTAAATGTTGAGTCAAATTTTTGTTAGTGatatgaaatttcttggaggaggTTTCATCCGAGGAATCAAAATTTGAACTtatattgggtgaggttgacgataaACTTGTTGGAGCAGGCTTTGTCATTTGATTCtacggagtgtctagttctactggaatttgaatttgtgttctacctttattggtctcccaattccaacttgccctttcatcaaacataacttttctgttaataataacttt belongs to Musa acuminata AAA Group cultivar baxijiao chromosome BXJ3-5, Cavendish_Baxijiao_AAA, whole genome shotgun sequence and includes:
- the LOC135584594 gene encoding vesicle-associated protein 1-1-like isoform X2, which encodes MSSRELLEIHPLELKFPFELKKQISCSIQLTNKSDDYVGFKVKTTSPKKYCVRPNAGIVQPRSTCDVIVTMQAQREAPPDMQCKDKFLLQSVVVNQGVTVKDITQEMFAKESGNVVDEVKLRVLYVSPPQPPSPVPEGSDEDSSPRPSVSDNGNSNASELLANLTLISRLTEDKNTAIQQNNKLQQELELVRREVSKQQGGFSFLFVVIIALLGIFLGCVLKK
- the LOC135584594 gene encoding vesicle-associated protein 1-2-like isoform X1, whose amino-acid sequence is MSSRELLEIHPLELKFPFELKKQISCSIQLTNKSDDYVGFKVKTTSPKKYCVRPNAGIVQPRSTCDVIVTMQAQREAPPDMQCKDKFLLQSVVVNQGVTVKDITQEMFAKESGNVVDEVKLRVLYVSPPQPPSPVPEGSDEDSSPRPSVSDNGNSNASELLAATRAYAEDIQQGKSSENLTLISRLTEDKNTAIQQNNKLQQELELVRREVSKQQGGFSFLFVVIIALLGIFLGCVLKK